The Brachybacterium huguangmaarense genome contains a region encoding:
- the metE gene encoding 5-methyltetrahydropteroyltriglutamate--homocysteine S-methyltransferase, protein MTATSAALPAATIVGYPRIGPDRELKKAEEAAWAGRIDAAEFARRTRELRRATRARLVELGLTAPAAIPETFSLYDQVLDAAVSIGAVPSRFSSVVEADGTIGTDGYFTLARGSAEQPPLEMTKWFDTNYHYLVPEIGPDTDLHVASHRLAELFREGLEDGVTSRPVIVGPLTLLLLAKAADDAPAGFDPLDRVDDAVAVYAELLSELAAAGAPWVQLDEPALAADQRIGADELARLVERTAGALAARTDRPRILVTTPYGGIGDLLPALLGSGVEAVHVDATRGDLPTSEQLAGIGDVQLVAGLVEGRSVWRTDEATAAARLAALRERVEAAGGDPAAVVVATSVSLQHVPHTLERESALPAELVATLAFADEKVAEVVHLATGEVEPGRVDGPRSVARDFPGVRDQAVRDRAAALTAADLERGDYARRAAAQQEALGLPVLPTTTIGSFPQVAEVRRARADHTAGRLDDDGYVAAMRAEIRRVIELQEELGLDVLVHGEPERNDMVQYFAENLDGFATTAHGWVQSYGSRCTRPSILFGDVSRPAPITVDWAAYAQSLTDKPVKGMLTGPVTILAWSFVRDDQSLGETADQVALALRDEVADLEAAGIGIVQVDEPALRELLPLRHGDQDAYLAWSVDAFRLATAGAAPATQIHTHLCYSEFNEVIDAIDALDADVTSIESARSRGEVVAAIDPERFARGIGPGVWDIHSPRVPGVDEIAELLTAARAAVGAERLWANPDCGLKTRGYEETRASLAHLVEAAARVRAGALQGSAA, encoded by the coding sequence ATGACCGCGACCTCTGCCGCCCTGCCCGCCGCCACGATCGTCGGCTACCCGCGCATCGGCCCCGACCGCGAGCTGAAGAAGGCCGAGGAGGCAGCCTGGGCCGGCCGCATCGACGCCGCGGAGTTCGCCCGGCGCACCCGGGAGCTGCGCCGCGCCACCCGTGCGCGCCTCGTCGAGCTCGGCCTGACCGCGCCGGCCGCGATCCCCGAGACCTTCTCCCTCTACGACCAGGTGCTCGACGCCGCCGTGTCGATCGGCGCCGTGCCCTCCCGCTTCTCCTCCGTGGTCGAGGCCGACGGCACGATCGGCACCGACGGCTACTTCACCCTCGCCCGTGGCAGCGCCGAGCAGCCGCCGCTCGAGATGACGAAGTGGTTCGACACCAACTACCACTACCTCGTGCCCGAGATCGGCCCCGACACCGACCTCCACGTCGCCTCGCACCGTCTCGCCGAGCTGTTCCGGGAGGGCCTCGAGGACGGCGTGACGAGCCGGCCCGTGATCGTGGGCCCCCTCACCCTGCTCCTGCTCGCCAAGGCCGCCGACGACGCCCCCGCGGGCTTCGACCCCCTGGACCGGGTCGACGACGCCGTGGCCGTGTACGCCGAGCTGCTGTCCGAGCTGGCGGCCGCCGGCGCCCCGTGGGTGCAGCTCGACGAGCCCGCGCTCGCCGCCGACCAGCGCATCGGCGCCGACGAGCTCGCCCGCCTCGTCGAGCGCACCGCAGGCGCGCTCGCGGCCCGCACCGACCGGCCGCGGATCCTCGTGACCACGCCCTACGGCGGCATCGGCGACCTGCTGCCGGCGCTGCTCGGGAGCGGCGTCGAGGCCGTGCACGTCGACGCGACCCGCGGCGACCTGCCCACGTCCGAGCAGCTCGCCGGCATCGGCGACGTGCAGCTCGTCGCGGGCCTCGTCGAGGGCCGCTCCGTGTGGCGCACCGACGAGGCGACCGCCGCCGCGCGCCTCGCCGCGCTGCGCGAGCGCGTCGAGGCGGCCGGCGGCGACCCCGCGGCCGTCGTGGTCGCGACCTCGGTGTCCCTCCAGCACGTCCCGCACACCCTCGAGCGCGAGTCCGCCCTGCCGGCCGAGCTCGTCGCGACCCTCGCCTTCGCCGACGAGAAGGTCGCCGAGGTCGTGCACCTCGCGACGGGCGAGGTCGAGCCGGGCCGCGTCGACGGCCCGCGGTCCGTCGCCCGCGACTTCCCGGGCGTGCGCGACCAGGCGGTGCGCGACCGGGCCGCCGCCCTGACGGCCGCCGATCTCGAGCGCGGCGACTACGCCCGCCGGGCGGCCGCGCAGCAGGAGGCCCTGGGCCTGCCCGTGCTCCCGACGACCACGATCGGCTCGTTCCCGCAGGTCGCGGAGGTGCGGCGAGCCCGCGCCGACCACACCGCCGGACGTCTCGACGACGACGGCTACGTCGCGGCGATGCGCGCGGAGATCCGTCGCGTGATCGAGCTGCAGGAGGAGCTGGGCCTCGACGTCCTCGTGCACGGCGAACCCGAGCGCAACGACATGGTCCAGTACTTCGCGGAGAACCTCGACGGCTTCGCGACGACCGCGCACGGCTGGGTCCAGTCCTACGGCTCGCGCTGCACGCGTCCCTCGATCCTGTTCGGCGACGTGTCGCGCCCCGCGCCGATCACCGTGGACTGGGCCGCCTACGCCCAGTCGCTCACCGACAAGCCGGTCAAGGGCATGCTCACGGGACCGGTGACGATCCTGGCCTGGTCCTTCGTGCGCGACGACCAGAGCCTCGGCGAGACCGCGGACCAGGTGGCCCTCGCCCTGCGCGACGAGGTCGCGGACCTCGAGGCCGCCGGCATCGGCATCGTGCAGGTCGACGAGCCGGCCCTGCGTGAGCTGCTCCCGCTCCGCCACGGCGACCAGGACGCCTACCTCGCGTGGTCGGTCGACGCGTTCCGCCTCGCGACCGCCGGCGCGGCCCCCGCCACCCAGATCCACACCCATCTGTGCTACAGCGAGTTCAACGAGGTCATCGACGCGATCGACGCCCTCGACGCGGACGTCACGAGCATCGAGTCGGCCCGGTCGCGTGGCGAGGTGGTCGCGGCGATCGACCCCGAGCGCTTCGCGCGCGGCATCGGCCCGGGCGTGTGGGACATCCACTCGCCCCGCGTCCCCGGCGTCGACGAGATCGCCGAGCTGCTCACGGCGGCGCGCGCGGCCGTGGGCGCCGAGCGGCTGTGGGCCAATCCCGACTGCGGCCTCAAGACCCGCGGCTACG
- a CDS encoding sugar transferase, protein MTTFEDAVSTGHSDTVTLPLTAPRVLTEPWATLVAPRITPTLERRRLWERRYRLRLLGSDVLAIIVAIGATSALQVAVGAMDGPTVRNAVVLAVFWILTLAGLRTRDASLIGSGTAEYRAVANAGGLAFALLAVTGVLLDWQDLRAALFLALPVGVLGMLIERWTWRRWLQRKRLEGEFTSRTLVVGEEEDVEYVISSLRSSGAYGYDVVGATLLDGRENGSGRFIVGNSSYRVLGTPDTVASAASEVGADTIVVASRPEGSPDFVKRLGWQLEGTAAELVLSSRLTDVAGPRISLRQVEGLPLIHVKIPAYEGGTHLLKRALDIAVALVALTPIALLTPLIALLIKIDSPGPIFFRQTRIGRDGTEFGMLKFRTMCTDAEERLAELAAQNEGAGVLFKMREDPRITRVGAILRKYSLDELPQFWNVLRGEMSVVGPRPPLPREVSEYAGAVHRRMYIKPGITGLWQVSGRSDLSWDESVRLDLRYVENWSVINDLQIMWRTAKVMLKPSGAY, encoded by the coding sequence ATGACCACGTTCGAAGACGCTGTGAGCACGGGTCACAGCGACACGGTGACCTTGCCGCTGACCGCTCCTCGGGTCCTGACCGAGCCGTGGGCCACGCTCGTCGCGCCCCGGATCACGCCGACGCTCGAGCGCCGGCGCCTGTGGGAGCGTCGCTACCGGCTCCGCCTGCTCGGCTCGGACGTGCTCGCGATCATCGTCGCGATCGGAGCGACCAGCGCACTCCAGGTCGCTGTCGGCGCCATGGACGGACCGACCGTGCGCAATGCGGTGGTGCTGGCGGTGTTCTGGATCCTCACGCTGGCGGGGCTGCGTACGCGCGACGCCTCGCTCATCGGCTCGGGCACCGCCGAGTATCGGGCGGTCGCCAATGCCGGAGGGCTCGCCTTCGCGCTCCTCGCCGTGACCGGCGTTCTCCTGGACTGGCAGGATCTTCGCGCCGCACTGTTCCTCGCCCTTCCCGTGGGGGTGCTCGGCATGCTCATCGAACGGTGGACCTGGCGGCGCTGGCTGCAGCGCAAGCGGCTCGAGGGCGAGTTCACCTCGCGCACGCTGGTCGTGGGCGAGGAGGAGGACGTCGAGTACGTCATCTCCTCGCTGCGCAGCTCCGGCGCGTACGGCTACGACGTGGTCGGCGCGACCCTGCTGGACGGCCGGGAGAACGGCTCGGGCCGCTTCATCGTCGGCAACTCCTCCTACCGCGTGCTCGGCACGCCCGACACGGTCGCCTCGGCCGCGTCCGAGGTGGGGGCCGACACGATCGTCGTCGCGAGCCGCCCGGAGGGCTCGCCCGACTTCGTCAAGCGCCTCGGATGGCAGCTCGAGGGCACGGCCGCCGAGCTTGTCCTCTCGAGCCGGCTCACCGATGTCGCCGGCCCCCGCATCTCCCTGCGTCAGGTCGAGGGGCTCCCTCTGATCCACGTGAAGATTCCGGCCTACGAGGGCGGCACGCATCTGCTCAAGCGCGCGCTCGACATCGCGGTCGCGTTGGTCGCGCTCACGCCGATCGCCCTGCTCACGCCACTGATCGCCCTGCTCATCAAGATCGACTCGCCCGGGCCGATCTTCTTCCGCCAGACCCGCATCGGGCGCGACGGCACCGAGTTCGGCATGCTCAAGTTCCGCACCATGTGCACCGACGCCGAGGAGCGCCTCGCCGAGCTCGCGGCGCAGAACGAGGGCGCCGGCGTGCTGTTCAAGATGCGCGAGGACCCGCGGATCACACGGGTCGGCGCGATCCTGCGCAAGTACTCGCTCGATGAGCTCCCGCAGTTCTGGAACGTGCTGCGCGGGGAGATGAGCGTCGTCGGGCCGCGGCCCCCGCTCCCCCGCGAGGTGAGCGAGTACGCGGGGGCGGTGCATCGCCGCATGTACATCAAGCCCGGCATCACCGGCCTGTGGCAGGTGAGCGGCCGCAGCGACCTGTCGTGGGACGAGAGCGTGCGCCTGGACCTGCGGTACGTCGAGAACTGGTCGGTCATCAACGACCTGCAGATCATGTGGCGCACCGCCAAGGTCATGCTCAAGCCGAGCGGGGCCTACTGA
- a CDS encoding DUF4352 domain-containing protein, translating into MGPTAAAPVPTESAALDKPVTFGTGATVSLTKIETITVEAKLPGETAGPAVRVTVSVQNKGDESLDVNSAVVTLSADDGGYGVGTTAGDPHALQGSVEPGSTATGTYVFMLDPAKDREVTISVNYAAGDPIAVFTGRTA; encoded by the coding sequence ATGGGGCCCACCGCAGCGGCTCCCGTGCCCACCGAGTCCGCGGCCCTCGACAAGCCGGTGACATTCGGCACCGGTGCCACCGTGTCCCTCACCAAGATCGAGACGATCACCGTCGAGGCCAAGCTGCCGGGCGAGACCGCCGGCCCTGCAGTTCGCGTGACGGTCTCCGTCCAGAACAAGGGCGATGAGTCGCTCGACGTCAATTCCGCCGTCGTCACCCTGTCCGCCGACGACGGCGGCTATGGCGTGGGCACGACCGCCGGAGATCCGCATGCCCTGCAGGGCAGCGTCGAGCCGGGCTCCACCGCCACGGGGACCTACGTCTTCATGCTGGACCCGGCCAAGGACCGCGAGGTCACCATCAGTGTCAATTATGCGGCGGGGGATCCCATCGCGGTCTTCACAGGGAGGACAGCGTGA
- a CDS encoding adenylyltransferase/cytidyltransferase family protein: MNQRIGYAAGAFDLFHVGHLNLLRHAKQHCDILIAGVVSDEMLREVKGIEPVVPTAERAEIVRHISFVDDVYVETEPSKMDAWRDVRFTHFFKGDDWRGTEKGLRLEREFAEVGVEVVYFPYTAHTSSTTLRRALAALNAGVAPIPAVASS; the protein is encoded by the coding sequence ATGAATCAACGTATCGGCTATGCGGCAGGCGCTTTCGACCTGTTCCATGTGGGCCACCTGAACCTGCTGCGTCATGCCAAGCAGCACTGCGACATCCTCATCGCGGGTGTCGTGAGCGACGAGATGCTGCGGGAGGTCAAGGGCATCGAGCCCGTCGTCCCGACGGCGGAGCGTGCCGAGATCGTCAGGCACATCTCGTTCGTCGACGACGTCTACGTCGAGACCGAGCCGTCGAAGATGGATGCGTGGCGCGACGTGCGCTTCACGCACTTCTTCAAGGGCGACGACTGGCGCGGCACCGAGAAGGGCCTGCGCCTGGAACGGGAGTTCGCCGAGGTCGGCGTCGAGGTCGTGTACTTCCCGTACACGGCTCATACCTCCAGTACCACCCTCCGGCGCGCCCTTGCTGCGCTCAACGCAGGTGTTGCCCCCATCCCTGCGGTCGCCTCCAGCTGA
- a CDS encoding LuxR C-terminal-related transcriptional regulator, giving the protein MLIRRPDSTLTCRPEDLRALVDLAHGAEDGALALVGPAGSGRSTLLRSAARLSGATSVLVTVDPGESTWSLSGLTSALIGIDGRHGTDLHGLAIGGSAATGPSRLAPALVARLSARPLPPTLLLIDDADDLDPESQQVLGHLVRHVRGTGLRIVLSCRGHLDAGPLRGIDAHRLGPVDRARMLELARSLAPSDTPPGTVQLLVRIADGNPGLLTDILDRLSDRALRGEEPMPAPLGLSDAAMEATRADLVGLGDPARRTLEALSCAPYLPTSVASRARSVESAGLDELVAGGWVQRTATTLHIASTRVRATAYGGMPAVRRLALHTELAGTAEGRDDRIAAWHRCFAPPDDGCPVELLGAASSLVVDDMLDAALEFAERALVDARGADVGPALTEFAMTLVQHAELDLARRYEDTLHRMYQGISHPPRLVVLGTLLDLFQGRGVGTECMARELGVYGQSDPVGCLAMVGTVVMARLLRWELDEAEAQLPSVRDLAPARPELAEAIEALTRLCRLVRDGGEVPSYDEIRRHLNPLPVPRELAARAVLLHVLIYAERFGAAREILAGLRESTAGAPPLWGVVVNRAALMLDLRSDAFRQARAGVDRARSSARALQVLPVELDVAEAELLAVEGRAELAHERLEQVLSLVPLNALPAVFGARVHALRGRLAWMQGEGAEALDRMAMARRVATGVGNPQLVRAHADHVEFLVRMGRRAEAREVLAEFRARAAAAPSRWATFTLARCEALVAEGARSLELFDELLGAWPACELEYEHARTLLCSSERLEQAGHGKEALGHRRAAERVLADIGVAMPSELCTTHDARTAEPVPEILSTLNEREAHVARLVQQGYRNRSIAQDLYVSVRTVEMSLTRIYRKVGVSSRAELIRAMSGERG; this is encoded by the coding sequence ATGCTCATCCGTCGTCCCGATTCGACGCTCACCTGCCGTCCGGAGGATCTCCGGGCCCTGGTCGACCTCGCGCACGGCGCCGAGGACGGCGCCCTCGCCCTCGTGGGGCCCGCCGGCTCCGGGCGCTCGACGCTCCTGCGCAGCGCCGCCCGTCTCTCCGGTGCGACATCGGTGCTGGTCACCGTCGATCCCGGGGAGTCCACCTGGTCCCTGTCCGGGCTGACGAGCGCGCTCATCGGGATCGACGGCCGCCACGGCACCGATCTGCACGGGCTCGCGATCGGGGGGAGCGCCGCCACCGGGCCCTCGCGGCTCGCGCCTGCGCTGGTGGCGAGGCTGTCGGCGCGTCCGCTGCCGCCGACCCTGCTGCTGATCGACGACGCCGACGACCTCGACCCCGAGAGCCAGCAGGTCCTGGGCCACCTCGTGCGACACGTGCGCGGCACCGGGCTGCGGATCGTCCTCAGCTGCCGCGGCCACCTCGACGCCGGTCCGCTCCGCGGCATCGACGCCCATCGCCTGGGCCCCGTCGACCGGGCCCGGATGCTCGAGCTCGCCCGCTCGCTCGCGCCCTCCGACACGCCGCCGGGCACCGTGCAGCTGCTCGTCCGGATCGCCGACGGCAACCCGGGCCTGCTCACCGACATCCTCGACCGGCTCTCCGACCGCGCCCTGCGGGGGGAGGAGCCCATGCCCGCGCCGCTGGGCCTGAGCGACGCGGCGATGGAGGCGACCCGGGCGGATCTGGTCGGCCTGGGCGACCCGGCCCGCCGCACCCTCGAGGCCCTGTCCTGCGCGCCCTACCTGCCGACCTCGGTCGCCTCGCGTGCGCGAAGCGTGGAGTCGGCGGGGCTCGACGAGCTCGTCGCCGGCGGCTGGGTGCAGCGCACCGCCACGACCCTCCACATCGCGAGCACACGCGTGCGCGCGACCGCGTACGGCGGCATGCCCGCCGTGCGGCGCCTCGCCCTGCACACCGAGCTCGCCGGGACCGCCGAGGGGCGCGACGACAGGATCGCCGCATGGCACCGGTGCTTCGCCCCGCCCGACGACGGCTGCCCCGTCGAGCTGCTCGGCGCGGCCTCGTCCCTCGTCGTGGACGACATGCTCGACGCCGCGCTCGAGTTCGCCGAGCGCGCCCTCGTCGACGCCAGGGGCGCCGACGTCGGGCCGGCGCTCACCGAGTTCGCGATGACCCTCGTGCAGCACGCGGAGCTCGACCTCGCGCGCCGCTACGAGGACACCCTGCACCGCATGTACCAGGGCATCTCCCATCCGCCGCGCCTCGTCGTCCTGGGCACCCTGCTCGACCTGTTCCAGGGGCGCGGGGTGGGCACCGAGTGCATGGCCCGCGAGCTCGGCGTCTACGGCCAGAGCGACCCGGTCGGCTGCCTGGCCATGGTCGGGACCGTCGTCATGGCGCGACTGCTGCGCTGGGAGCTCGACGAGGCGGAGGCGCAGCTGCCCTCCGTCCGCGACCTCGCCCCTGCCCGTCCGGAGCTGGCCGAGGCCATCGAGGCGCTGACCAGGCTGTGCCGCCTCGTGCGTGACGGGGGAGAGGTGCCGAGCTACGACGAGATCCGCCGGCACCTGAACCCGCTGCCGGTGCCGCGCGAGCTCGCCGCGCGCGCCGTGCTGCTGCACGTGCTCATCTACGCCGAGCGCTTCGGCGCGGCACGCGAGATCCTGGCCGGGCTGCGCGAGAGCACAGCGGGGGCGCCCCCGCTGTGGGGTGTCGTCGTCAACCGGGCCGCGCTCATGCTCGACCTGCGGTCCGACGCCTTCCGCCAGGCGCGGGCAGGCGTCGACCGGGCCCGGTCGAGCGCCCGCGCCCTCCAGGTCCTCCCCGTCGAGCTCGACGTCGCCGAGGCGGAGCTGCTCGCCGTCGAGGGCCGCGCCGAACTCGCCCACGAGCGCCTCGAGCAGGTGCTCTCCCTCGTGCCCCTCAACGCGCTCCCCGCCGTGTTCGGCGCGCGCGTGCACGCCCTGCGCGGCCGGCTGGCCTGGATGCAGGGCGAGGGCGCGGAGGCCCTCGACCGCATGGCCATGGCCCGCCGCGTCGCCACGGGCGTCGGCAACCCGCAGCTCGTGCGGGCGCACGCCGACCATGTCGAGTTCCTGGTCCGGATGGGCCGGCGCGCCGAGGCGCGCGAGGTGCTCGCGGAGTTCCGCGCCCGCGCGGCCGCGGCGCCCTCCCGGTGGGCCACCTTCACGCTCGCCCGCTGCGAGGCCCTGGTCGCCGAGGGAGCACGCTCCCTCGAGCTGTTCGACGAGCTGCTCGGCGCCTGGCCGGCGTGCGAGCTCGAGTACGAGCACGCGCGCACCCTGCTGTGCTCGTCCGAGCGTCTCGAGCAGGCCGGCCACGGCAAGGAGGCGCTCGGCCACCGGCGTGCCGCCGAACGAGTGCTCGCTGACATCGGCGTGGCCATGCCCAGCGAGCTGTGCACGACGCACGACGCGCGCACGGCCGAACCCGTCCCGGAGATCCTCTCCACCCTCAACGAGCGCGAGGCGCACGTCGCCCGCCTCGTCCAGCAGGGCTACCGCAACCGCTCGATCGCCCAGGACCTGTACGTGTCCGTGCGCACCGTCGAGATGAGCCTGACCCGCATCTATCGGAAGGTCGGGGTCAGCTCGCGCGCCGAGCTCATACGGGCCATGTCCGGCGAGCGCGGCTGA
- a CDS encoding methylenetetrahydrofolate reductase, producing MSASTLPELARSAPPRRRLALSYELFPARSEASFDRLRETVSQLEATAPDYVSVTSRTGQANLDRVLELTEYVLACTDLRPLVHLTSTGSTRGELELVVRALLDRGVRGLLALRGDVEDAHQADDDEVPFARYLVELIRAVERERTATLGAGRVSIGVAAYPRRHPESPTRRHDIEVLVSKERSGADFAITQVFFDPADYTDLVTRSREVGVQLPIVPGFVPATDPRRLHRLAELSGVEAPRSLLHALETARDDAARRRIGVAFTVDLIRRVLDDGAPGLHLFTFNRHAEALDVLETLDLDRWSAPAPHTPTTGDPS from the coding sequence ATGTCTGCGTCCACGCTCCCGGAGCTCGCCCGCAGCGCCCCGCCGCGTCGGCGTCTAGCGCTGTCCTACGAGCTGTTCCCGGCCCGCTCCGAGGCCTCCTTCGACCGGCTCCGGGAGACGGTGTCGCAGCTCGAGGCCACCGCGCCGGACTACGTCTCGGTGACCAGCCGCACCGGCCAGGCCAACCTCGACCGGGTCCTCGAGCTGACCGAGTACGTGCTCGCCTGCACGGATCTGCGCCCGCTCGTGCACCTGACGTCCACGGGATCGACGCGCGGAGAGCTCGAGCTCGTCGTCCGCGCCCTGCTGGACCGGGGGGTGCGCGGGCTCCTCGCGCTGCGCGGCGACGTCGAGGACGCCCACCAGGCCGACGACGACGAGGTGCCCTTCGCGCGCTACCTCGTCGAGCTGATCCGTGCCGTCGAGCGCGAGCGCACCGCGACGCTCGGCGCGGGCCGCGTCTCGATCGGGGTGGCCGCCTACCCGCGGCGCCATCCGGAGTCGCCCACGCGGCGCCATGACATCGAGGTGCTCGTCTCCAAGGAGCGCTCGGGCGCGGACTTCGCGATCACCCAGGTGTTCTTCGACCCCGCCGACTACACCGACCTCGTCACGCGCTCGCGCGAGGTCGGTGTGCAGCTGCCCATCGTGCCCGGCTTCGTGCCCGCGACCGACCCTCGCCGCCTGCACCGCCTGGCCGAGCTCTCGGGCGTCGAGGCGCCGCGCTCGCTGCTGCACGCCCTCGAGACCGCGCGGGACGACGCCGCGCGGCGACGTATCGGCGTCGCCTTCACCGTCGACCTCATCCGCCGCGTCCTCGACGACGGCGCCCCCGGCCTGCACCTGTTCACCTTCAACCGTCACGCCGAGGCCCTCGACGTGCTCGAGACCCTCGACCTGGACCGCTGGTCCGCACCCGCGCCGCACACCCCCACCACAGGAGATCCCTCATGA